The genomic interval GAAGCAGGCGCAATCCCTAAGCTGTTTGCCTTTCCGCCATAAAGAGCTGGCCCCCAATTGCCTGGTGCATGGACGCATAAGCTCGGCACTGCTGCTTTGCTTACATGTTTGGTGGCAAAGATAAACAGATCTGCAGCGATGCGTACATCAAGATGTTCAGCGTGGATGGATTCTTGCACAATGGTGTACAGCCTTGCTTCATTGTACCCATTACACTGAAGTACTCTTTTTCCATCGAACTCTTCATGAGTTGGATGAAAACACTGACGCTGTAGTAGGGCATTCCCAATAGTTTTGCTGGCCAGATCTTGGGGTGAAATAATAATAGCAATTTTCATGCTCATGTTCTCGCTTACTCCAAAACGTCGTGAAGAAGTTATTTCCTCTCGTTATTTTGCGGTTATTCTACCTTGATTTGATTACACCATTTTTTGGTATTGATGGTACGAATCATGTCGTTCAAATGATGTTTCGATCCTTCAACGAGATAATGGATCGTACAGGTGTCATGTTCCTTATCAATTTCTGTGGAAATAACGATGAAGTTGTTCTTACTTTCACGAAGAAGCTCCTCGGTTTCCTTGGTATTTCCTATACCCTTGACGACAATAGTCATCCGTTTGCGGTACGAACCAATGCCCCGTTGCTCTAAGCGTTTATCAACAAAGATAGTGGCCCAAATAAGCCCATACAATAATAGGGCAACAAGGTAGTTCCCTATCCCAACCAATAACCCAAAGATTGCGAAAACCCAGATGCTTGCTGCGGTTGTAAAACCAAAAATTTTATCAGAGGTTTTCAGA from Candidatus Woesearchaeota archaeon carries:
- a CDS encoding MgtC/SapB family protein yields the protein MITIPTMLLRFGLSFFASFCYGLDRQKLHKPVGFGTYIFVSVGACALALAAIVIYPENPLPLLSAIVTGIGFLGAGALLKTSDKIFGFTTAASIWVFAIFGLLVGIGNYLVALLLYGLIWATIFVDKRLEQRGIGSYRKRMTIVVKGIGNTKETEELLRESKNNFIVISTEIDKEHDTCTIHYLVEGSKHHLNDMIRTINTKKWCNQIKVE